Below is a genomic region from Nitrospirota bacterium.
GTCCGCCGCATTCAGGACCCTGAACGGCAGGTTGTCGCGTTGCCGGAGGAAATGCCGATTTTCCGTAACCAGCGCATCGGCGCCCGTCCACTCGACGTAGGCCGCGATGAACGCATCGGCAGACTTGAGTCCTTCTGCTTCGTACTTAGAGCCCAATTCAAAGGGGACGACGAAATCTTCGTCAATGACGGTGAGGCTCATGATGAAATCGATGAATTCTCTGAATTCCTCGGGGGTCAGGTGGCGTCCGACTTCCTCGACGATGAGGCGGGGGATGCGGATGGTATTCGCAGGTGCTTCGGTTATTGAGTCAAGAAGCGCTTCGCAGGAGGGCTTTCGGGCGACCCCGAAGCCGAAGATGAATTCGTTGGAGTCAAGTACGAGCAGCAAATTTTTTGTCCCAAAGTTCTTCTCTGGTTTTGCGAAGGGTTTCCAAGACCTTTTCCTCTTTCACTTCAGATAGAGGATGCTTTCGCTTGGATACCAATTCTCGCAGTTTTGTAAGATGCCGTTTGGCTTTTTTGATGTTCTGTTTCATGGTTTCACCTTTACAAATACTATAGCACATTGGCTCGACGCGGGTCAATGTGAAAAAGACATCTGAGCTGCATCCAACATGTCCCAGAGATAAGCATAATCGCGCTCATCAGGCTGCATACAGCACCTCTCTGCCGGAGAGAATCGCACGACGACGGAACGGATTTCGGAGCGCTTCTTTTTCAATCAAATCTACTTCCCTGCCGAAGATGGCCTTGAGTTCATCCTGCATCTGCACAATGTCGAATAGACTCCACTGTGCGTCCGCTGCAAAGCTTACAAAAACATCAACATCGCTATCAGGTCGAAAATCATCCCGTAATGCTGAACCAAAAATGGAAAACTCTCTGATGCTCCATTTAAGGCAGAATTCTGCGATCAACCTTTTATCAACATTTATCTGTAACGGTGTCTTCACAGATCAACCATATCCAAAAACTCAACGCCGGTCAACATATTTACGTTGGTTACTCTGGCTTGACTTATTACGATATCACCTGCCCCGCTTCCGGCTCAAAAAATCCTTTTCGATCACACGACTGATGGCTTCTTTAATGGCGGGGTCGCTTATCCCGCGAACATAATCCTCGATCTTTTCCCGCTCCTCCCGGCCAAGAACCGTGCGGACAGGAGGCTCCTCCGCAGGTTGTTCCCGTGACGCAACCTCGCCGAGTCTCAGCGTGATCTCCTTGATCGTTTCCTTCCCGAGGGTCCTGTTCACTTTTTCCACGATCTGGGGTTTGAGCAGGGAAAGCTGCTGCATCCAGGCCGGGCTGTCAACGACGAGCGTGAGCTTTTTCCCCCGCACGGTCTGCGGCTGGGCGTGGCGCGCAATGACCGAACCGACGGACTTATCCCACAGGCCGAAAACGCGGTACTCGCTCAGTCGGCTCCCCAGACCACGGGCCTTCAGCATACTGCCGAGCGTGTACGACAGCCTGTCTAGTTTCTTCCTCATGGACGTCATCTTAGCATATCAAGAGTTCTTTTGACAACAAGGAACAAGATGGTTATAATAGAAAAATAATTACTCGGGACACCGGCAAAGGGTACGATGCCCGTTTCGGTATTGGGCAACGTTATTCGTCTTTTACGTTACCATTGACCGCGTGACGATACGGGCTTCGTCATCGTTACCTCCTTTTTCATGATTTATTCCCCGGACCCGAGTAGTTACAGAAAAACCCGCCCTAAAAAAACACGCAGAGGAGCATATATGCCTGAATTACGAAAAGATCCGATCACCGGCCGCTGGGTCATCATCTCTTCCGAGCGCGGCAAGCGACCCGCGGATTTCCAGGACCAGCGCGGCAAAAAACGGGGCGGATTCTGCCCCTTCTGTGCAGGCAACGAACGCACCACTCCGAACGAGGTCCTGGCCTATCGCGCCGCGGGGGCAACCACGCCCAACGGGCCGGGCTGGCGGCTCCGCGTCGTGCCGAACAAGTTTCCCGCGCTCCAGATCGAGGGTGACCTGGGCAAGCAGGGCGAGGGTATCTTCGACAGGATGAACGGCATCGGCGCGCACGAGGTTATCATCGAAAGCCCTGACCATAACGCCACGCTCGCGACCCTTCCGCTTCCGGCGATGGAAGAAGTGCTGTGGGCTTTCCGGGACCGCATGGAAGACCTGAAGCGTGACACCCGCTTCCAATATGCCCTCATCTTCAAGAACGAAGGGATCTCAGCCGGCGCAACGCTCGAGCACACCCATTCACAGCTCATCGCGCTTCCGATCGTGCCGATCCATGTGCAGGAAGAGATCGACGCGTGCCGACGACACTATAACCTCAAGGAGCGCTGCATCTTCTGCGATATCGTACGTCAGGAGATACGATCGGGTGCGCGCGTGGTGCTCGAAACACCGCTCTTCATTGCCCTGGCGCCCTTCGCACCGCGTTTTCCCTTCGAGACCTGGATCCTGCCCAAGTCGCACCTCTCCTGTTATACCTCCTCTTCAAACGAGGACTTTAAAGATCTCGCCGGTCTCCTGCAAAATGTACTCCAACGGATCGATCGCGCGCTCTCGACCCCTCCTTACAACTTTGTGATCCACACCTCGCCGTTCAAGGATGAATGCAACGATTACTACCACTGGCACATCGAACTCATGCCCAAGTTGACGAACGTGGCAGGGTTCGAATGGGGCTCGGGGTTCTACATCAATCCCACACCGCCCGAGGAGGCGGCTAAATTCCTGCGGGAAATCAAGGTATGAAAATCCTGTTCGCGGCATCCGAGGCGGCCCCCTTTGCAAAGACCGGCGGGCTCGCGGACGTCGCCGGGAGCCTTCCCCCCGCAATCGCCTCGCTCGGCCATGAGGTGCGTGTGGTCATGCCGTACTACCGGCAGGTGGGCTCGCATGCATCGAACCTCAAGCACGTCGCGACCTTCTCGGTCCCTCTCGGGACGTGGGAGGAGCGCTGCGATGTTCTCGAGGGGAAGATGGGCGGGGATGTCATCGTCTATTTTATCAAGAAGGACATCTACTACGATCGGCCCGAGCTCTACCGGACAGCGCGGACCGATTATCCCGACAACGCGGAGCGGTTCATTTTTTTTTCGCGGGCACTCCTGGAGCTTTGCCGCGCCCTGGACTACCGCCCGGATATCATCCACTGTAACGACTGGCAGACAGGACTCGTACCGCTCTATCTGAAAACACGGTACCGCGGTTCAGAAACATTACGCAGAACCAAAACAATCTTCACGGTGCACAATCTCGGTTATCAGGGTATCTTCTGGCACTGGGACATGCGTTTGACCGGTCTCGGTTGGGATGTGTTCACTCCCGAGGGCATTGAGTTCTGGGGCAAGATCAATTTTCTCAAGGCCGGCCTCGTCTTCTCGGACATCATCACGACCGTGAGCAAAACCTATAGCCGCGAGATCCAGACCCCTGAATACGGGTATGGTCTCGAGGGTGTGCTCGTGAATCGGACCGGGGACCTCTTCGGCATCGTGAACGGGATCGATTACCGGATTTGGGACCCGGCACATGATCGCGCCGTCGCGAAGACCTACAACGCGTTGAAACTTTCAGGCAAGTCACTCTGCAAGAAAGCGCTTCAAGCACTGATCCGTATGCCCGGGACCGATGAGCCGCTGATCGGCATGGTAACGCGCCTGGTGGACCAGAAAGGGCTGGATATTTTGACCAAGGCACTTCCAGAGATCATGTCCCTCGGCGTGCAGCTTGTCATTCTCGGCACCGGAGACGAGAGATACCATCGCATTCTGTCCGATGCGGCCGGCCGCTATTCAAAGAACATGCGCGTACTGCTCCGGTACGATGATTCGCTCGCAAAGAACCTGTACGCCGGGTGCGATATGTTTCTCATGCCGTCTCACTACGAGCCCTGCGGTCTCGGCCAGATGATGGCGCTGCGCTACGGCACCGTGCCGGTCGCCCGCAACACAGGGGGGCTCCGTGACACGGTCGCTGACTATAACCCGAAAACAGGTCGGGGAACCGGATTTCTGTTCGAGGAATACTCCGCGCAGGCACTCATCGACTGCCTGCGCCGCGCGCTTGAAGTGTACCGTGACCGGAACACATGGAAACGACTGATGCGGAACGGCATGAGACAGGATTTCTCGTGGGAGCGCTCGGCAAAGGAATACGTGAAGATGTATCAGAAGGCGATGAGGAAGAAGTAAAGGTTCAGGGTTCAGGGTTCAGGGGCCGGGGTTCAGAAACTGGGTACGTTAATGATAAATTCCAATTGACCTATCCTCTCCTGACTCCTGACCCTTGGCTGCCGGACCCTGCATTTCAACTATGGAAACAACCGAAAAAAAAGAACTGATAATCCTGAGCGAGATCAGCCGCATATCGAACTCATCGGTCGATCTCCCGGAGAAGCTTCGACGCCTCGTCGAGGCCGTTGCGCAGGGCATGGGAAAGGACGGCGCGTCGGTGTTCCTGATCGACCGCTCC
It encodes:
- a CDS encoding PIN domain-containing protein; translation: MLLVLDSNEFIFGFGVARKPSCEALLDSITEAPANTIRIPRLIVEEVGRHLTPEEFREFIDFIMSLTVIDEDFVVPFELGSKYEAEGLKSADAFIAAYVEWTGADALVTENRHFLRQRDNLPFRVLNAADCIKIMKASR
- a CDS encoding nucleotidyltransferase family protein, producing the protein MKTPLQINVDKRLIAEFCLKWSIREFSIFGSALRDDFRPDSDVDVFVSFAADAQWSLFDIVQMQDELKAIFGREVDLIEKEALRNPFRRRAILSGREVLYAA
- a CDS encoding DUF721 domain-containing protein; this translates as MRKKLDRLSYTLGSMLKARGLGSRLSEYRVFGLWDKSVGSVIARHAQPQTVRGKKLTLVVDSPAWMQQLSLLKPQIVEKVNRTLGKETIKEITLRLGEVASREQPAEEPPVRTVLGREEREKIEDYVRGISDPAIKEAISRVIEKDFLSRKRGR
- the galT gene encoding galactose-1-phosphate uridylyltransferase, with protein sequence MPELRKDPITGRWVIISSERGKRPADFQDQRGKKRGGFCPFCAGNERTTPNEVLAYRAAGATTPNGPGWRLRVVPNKFPALQIEGDLGKQGEGIFDRMNGIGAHEVIIESPDHNATLATLPLPAMEEVLWAFRDRMEDLKRDTRFQYALIFKNEGISAGATLEHTHSQLIALPIVPIHVQEEIDACRRHYNLKERCIFCDIVRQEIRSGARVVLETPLFIALAPFAPRFPFETWILPKSHLSCYTSSSNEDFKDLAGLLQNVLQRIDRALSTPPYNFVIHTSPFKDECNDYYHWHIELMPKLTNVAGFEWGSGFYINPTPPEEAAKFLREIKV
- the glgA gene encoding glycogen synthase GlgA; this encodes MKILFAASEAAPFAKTGGLADVAGSLPPAIASLGHEVRVVMPYYRQVGSHASNLKHVATFSVPLGTWEERCDVLEGKMGGDVIVYFIKKDIYYDRPELYRTARTDYPDNAERFIFFSRALLELCRALDYRPDIIHCNDWQTGLVPLYLKTRYRGSETLRRTKTIFTVHNLGYQGIFWHWDMRLTGLGWDVFTPEGIEFWGKINFLKAGLVFSDIITTVSKTYSREIQTPEYGYGLEGVLVNRTGDLFGIVNGIDYRIWDPAHDRAVAKTYNALKLSGKSLCKKALQALIRMPGTDEPLIGMVTRLVDQKGLDILTKALPEIMSLGVQLVILGTGDERYHRILSDAAGRYSKNMRVLLRYDDSLAKNLYAGCDMFLMPSHYEPCGLGQMMALRYGTVPVARNTGGLRDTVADYNPKTGRGTGFLFEEYSAQALIDCLRRALEVYRDRNTWKRLMRNGMRQDFSWERSAKEYVKMYQKAMRKK